The Chiloscyllium punctatum isolate Juve2018m chromosome 30, sChiPun1.3, whole genome shotgun sequence genome includes a region encoding these proteins:
- the LOC140455632 gene encoding uncharacterized protein, whose translation MEEKPFKCEVCDRTFAQSWTLMNHRRIHTGEKPFKCEVCNHGFVQSSGLVNHRRIHTGEKPFTCKVCNKSFSRSWTLHVHQRVHTGEKPFRCDVCDKSFSDASTLQKHQRIHTGEKPFTCEVCDKSFSKSSTLLVHQRIHTGEKPFTCEACIKSFSSLSDLRKHQRIHTGEKPFKCEVCEKSFSSSSDLHKHERIHTGEKPFRCVVCDKSFSLLSNLRTHQRIHTGEKPFRCKACNKSFSDSSRLLLHQRIHTGEKPFTCKVCEKSFSSSSNLHTHQRIHTGEKPFRCKACYKSFSDSSRLLLHQRIHTGEKPFKCKVCEKSFSDSSNLRTHQRIHTGEKPFKCEVCYKSFSDSSRLLLHQRIHTSEKSFVCKVCNKSFSDPSTLRRHQRIHTGEKPFTCEMCDKSFSRSWNLLLHQRIHIGE comes from the coding sequence ATGGAAGAGAAACCTTTTAAGTGTGAGGTCTGTGACCGAACCTTTGCACAATCATGGACACTCATGAATCACAGACGcattcacaccggggagaaaccattcaagtGTGAGGTGTGTAACCATGGCTTTGTACAATCATCAGGCCTGGTGAACCATCGGCGGATTCATactggggagaaaccattcacatgCAAGGTATGCAACAAATCATTCTCACGGTCATGGACTCTTCATGTGCACCAACGtgttcacacaggggagaaaccattcaggTGTGATGtgtgtgacaaatcattctcAGATGCATCAACACTCCAAAAACACCAACGCATTCACAcgggggagaaaccattcacatgtgaggtgtgtgacaaatcattctcAAAGTCATCGACCCTCCTCGTGCACCAACGCATTCATacaggggagaagccattcacaTGTGAGGCCTGCATAAAGTCATTCTCATCATTATCAGATCTCCGCAAACATCAACGTATTCACACAGGTGAGAAACCATTCAAGTGTGAGGTATGTGAAAAATCATTCTCGTCATCATCAGATCTCCACAAACATGAACGGATTCATACAGGGGAGAAGCCTTTCAGGTGTGTTGtgtgtgacaaatcattctcCTTGCTGTCGAACCTCCGCACACACCAACGTATTCATACTGGGGAGAAACCGTTCAGGTGTAAGGCATGCAATAAATCATTCTCTGATTCATCAAGACTTCTGCTTCATCAGAggattcacacaggggagaaaccattcacatgcaaggtttgtgaaaaatcattctcatcatcatcaaacctccacacacaccaacgtattcacactggggagaaaccgTTCAGGTGTAAGGCATGTTACAAATCATTCTCTGATTCATCAAGACTTCTGCTCCATCAGAggattcacacaggagaaaagcCATTCAAATGCAAGGTGTGTGAAAAATCATTCTCTGACTCATCAAACCTCCGGACACATCAACgaattcacacaggggagaaaccattcaagtGTGAGGTATGTTACAAATCATTCTCTGATTCATCAAGACTCCTGCTGCATCAGAGAATTCACACAAGTGAGAAATCCTTTGTATGCAAGGTGTGTAACAAATCGTTCTCAGACCCATCAACCCTCCGGAGACATCAAAGAATTCACACAGGAGAGAAACCATTCACGTGTGAGATGTGTGACAAGTCGTTCTCAAGGTCATGGAACCTCCTGCTTCATCAGAGGATTCACATAGGGGAGTAA